Proteins co-encoded in one Lacerta agilis isolate rLacAgi1 chromosome 6, rLacAgi1.pri, whole genome shotgun sequence genomic window:
- the LOC117048618 gene encoding triggering receptor expressed on myeloid cells 2-like: MENFVHLIFLVSLSEAYATEDVPTVYGVEGEPITINCTYNPQEHQWREKSWCKHISEMSCQHVVSARRFWMPFLKKRNGTTAIADNIEKGILTVTIDPFQKEDAGLYECKAEFLGTTNILQKVKVEVLAGLWETEAPEEPRAVHSISSTLSDAEVNLHFLVAGFLGFKLLVAVVI; encoded by the exons ATGGAGAACTTTGTGCATCTCATCTTCTTGGTCTCCTTGTCAG AAGCATACGCGACTGAGGATGTTCCAACGGTGTATGGTGTCGAAGGAGAGCCCATCACCATCAATTGCACTTACAACCCCCAGGAGCACCAGTGGAGAGAGAAGAGTTGGTGCAAGCACATCAGTGAGATGTCATGCCAGCATGTTGTCAGCGCCCGGCGTTTTTGGATGCCGTTCCTCAAAAAAAGGAATGGCACCACTGCCATTGCCGACAACATCGAGAAGGGAATTCTCACAGTGACCATTGACCCATTCCAGAAAGAGGATGCTGGTTTGTATGAGTGCAAGGCGGAATTCTTGGGGACTACAAACATCCTGCAGAAAGTGAAGGTGGAAGTTCTGGCAG GTCTATGGGAGACTGAGGCACCTGAGGAgcccagagcagtgcacagcatctccag CACCCTGTCAGATGCTGAAGTCAATCTTCACTTCCTTGTGGCTGGATTCTTGGGTTTCAAGCTCCTGGTTGCTGTAGTCATCTGA